Proteins found in one Fusobacterium varium genomic segment:
- a CDS encoding CoB--CoM heterodisulfide reductase iron-sulfur subunit A family protein has product MQRVGVFVCWCGNNIAGTVDVEKVSEAAKDIPGVVYSINYQYMCSEIGQTMLKDAIKEHNLTRVVVASCSPRMHETTFRNAAEKAGLNPYLVEIANIREHCSWVHKDKVEGTAKAISLVKAAVAKALLNAPLVAGESQVEKRALVIGGGIAGIQTALDIADAGYKVDIVEKQPSIGGKMAQLDKTFPTLDCSACILTPKMVDASMHPNITLHTYSEIEAVNGYVGNFTVSIKKKARYVDMDKCTGCGICVEKCPSRKAGNEFEENLTNRGAIYKAFAQAVPNVPVIDTTQCIKMKTGKCGICEKLCMAKAIDFNQKDEIIEQKYGAIVVATGYDLIDLSKFGEYNYDHPNVITSLEFERLTNAAGPTHGKLLKLSDHTKPKKVVFVQCVGSRDTSDRGKPYCSKICCMYTAKHAMLLRDKYPDVEAYVFYIDVRTPGKNFDEFQRRAVEEYGVQYIKGMVGKVFPQGDKLMVNGVDALTGQTVVIDADMVVLAAATRAKDDAVALKRKLNISTDTNNFFTEAHPKLKPVETASAGIYLAGACQGPKDIPETVAQASAAAAKAIILLSKDKLVTNPCVSAVNTDLCSGCGQCAEMCPYDAITLKMTDLREHGQVVRKLVATVNEALCQGCGGCTVSCRPGAIDLKGFSNKQIMAEVDAICRL; this is encoded by the coding sequence TTGCAAAGAGTTGGAGTTTTTGTATGCTGGTGTGGAAATAATATAGCAGGAACTGTTGATGTAGAAAAAGTTTCAGAAGCTGCTAAGGACATACCAGGAGTAGTATATTCAATAAATTATCAATATATGTGCTCTGAGATTGGGCAAACAATGTTAAAAGATGCAATAAAGGAGCATAACTTAACTAGAGTGGTAGTTGCTTCATGTTCACCAAGAATGCACGAAACAACATTCCGTAATGCTGCTGAAAAAGCAGGATTAAATCCATATCTTGTTGAGATTGCAAATATTAGAGAACACTGTTCATGGGTTCATAAAGATAAAGTAGAGGGAACAGCAAAGGCTATTTCATTGGTAAAAGCTGCTGTTGCAAAGGCACTTTTAAATGCCCCATTAGTTGCAGGAGAGAGCCAAGTTGAAAAGAGAGCTCTTGTAATAGGTGGAGGAATTGCAGGTATTCAAACTGCCCTTGATATAGCAGATGCAGGATACAAAGTTGACATAGTTGAGAAACAACCAAGTATAGGTGGAAAGATGGCTCAATTGGACAAAACTTTCCCTACACTAGATTGTTCAGCTTGTATCTTAACACCAAAGATGGTTGATGCTTCAATGCACCCTAATATCACACTACATACATATAGCGAAATAGAAGCTGTAAATGGATATGTAGGAAACTTTACTGTTTCAATTAAGAAAAAAGCTAGATATGTAGATATGGACAAATGTACAGGTTGTGGAATCTGTGTTGAAAAATGTCCATCAAGAAAAGCTGGAAATGAATTTGAAGAAAATCTTACAAATAGAGGAGCAATATATAAAGCATTTGCTCAAGCAGTACCTAATGTACCTGTAATTGATACAACTCAATGTATTAAGATGAAAACAGGTAAATGTGGAATCTGTGAAAAACTTTGTATGGCAAAGGCAATAGATTTCAATCAAAAAGATGAGATTATAGAACAAAAATATGGAGCAATAGTAGTTGCTACTGGTTATGATCTAATAGATCTTTCTAAATTTGGAGAGTACAACTATGATCATCCAAATGTAATTACTTCACTAGAGTTTGAAAGACTTACAAATGCTGCTGGACCTACTCACGGAAAACTTTTAAAACTTTCTGATCATACAAAACCTAAGAAAGTTGTATTTGTTCAATGTGTTGGTTCAAGAGATACAAGCGATAGAGGAAAACCTTATTGTTCAAAAATCTGTTGTATGTACACAGCTAAACATGCAATGCTATTGAGAGATAAATATCCAGATGTAGAAGCATATGTATTCTATATAGATGTAAGAACTCCAGGGAAAAACTTCGATGAGTTCCAAAGAAGAGCTGTTGAAGAGTATGGAGTGCAATATATAAAAGGTATGGTTGGTAAGGTATTCCCTCAAGGGGATAAACTTATGGTAAATGGTGTAGATGCTCTTACAGGGCAAACTGTTGTAATTGATGCTGATATGGTAGTTCTTGCAGCTGCTACAAGAGCTAAAGATGATGCAGTGGCATTAAAGAGAAAACTTAATATCAGTACAGATACAAACAACTTCTTTACAGAGGCTCACCCTAAATTAAAACCAGTTGAAACAGCTTCAGCAGGAATCTACTTAGCAGGAGCTTGTCAAGGACCTAAAGATATACCTGAAACAGTTGCTCAAGCAAGTGCAGCAGCAGCAAAAGCTATTATTCTTTTAAGCAAAGATAAACTTGTAACTAACCCTTGTGTATCAGCAGTTAATACTGATCTATGTAGTGGTTGTGGACAATGTGCTGAGATGTGTCCTTATGATGCTATCACATTAAAAATGACAGATTTAAGAGAGCATGGACAAGTTGTAAGAAAACTTGTGGCAACAGTAAATGAGGCTCTTTGTCAAGGTTGTGGAGGATGTACAGTTTCATGTCGTCCAGGAGCTATTGACCTTAAAGGATTCTCAAATAAACAAATTATGGCGGAGGTAGATGCAATATGTCGTCTATAG
- a CDS encoding hydrogenase iron-sulfur subunit, producing MSSIEKVEKEEFKPLIVAFCCNWCSYAGADLAGTSRLNYPANVKIIRVPCSCRVNTNFIIRAFQKGADGVVIAGCHPGDCHYSTGNYYTRRRFSIFINLLEYLGIEKERFKIDWISAAEANKFATVMNEVLENVHRLGPNKKLKDGRWK from the coding sequence ATGTCGTCTATAGAAAAAGTTGAAAAAGAAGAATTTAAACCTCTAATAGTTGCATTTTGCTGTAACTGGTGTAGTTATGCAGGAGCTGACCTTGCAGGAACTAGCAGATTAAACTACCCTGCAAATGTTAAGATTATAAGAGTTCCTTGCTCATGTAGAGTAAATACTAACTTTATAATAAGAGCTTTCCAAAAGGGAGCAGATGGAGTGGTAATAGCAGGTTGTCACCCAGGAGATTGTCACTACTCAACAGGAAACTACTATACAAGACGTCGTTTCTCAATATTCATCAATCTTCTTGAGTATTTAGGAATTGAAAAGGAACGTTTCAAAATAGATTGGATATCAGCAGCTGAAGCAAATAAATTTGCAACAGTTATGAATGAAGTTTTAGAAAATGTTCATAGACTTGGACCAAATAAAAAGTTGAAGGACGGTAGATGGAAATAA
- a CDS encoding 4Fe-4S dicluster domain-containing protein, with protein MEIMTDKIREIAKEALLSNKVQMVIGWEKGDFSFESTPVFITEAEKADSLVFDKYCVNNLSKYLIEQTRKYEKVGIFLKGCDSLGFNQLLRDNRIEREKVYVWGIPCIGMVDSKNQKYTKCENCLHPNPVVYDELIGEEVTSLGDPEDRFREVRILENMSADERYEFWSNEFSRCIRCNACRNICPACSCVKCVFDNDDANVLGKANTETENGFFHLTRAYHVGGNCVDCGECARVCPAHIRLDLLNRKIIKDLNETYGEWEAGMDSTTPSPLVSYTLEDKDNFAVKKGGK; from the coding sequence ATGGAAATAATGACTGATAAAATTAGAGAGATAGCTAAAGAAGCACTTTTAAGTAATAAAGTTCAGATGGTTATTGGTTGGGAAAAAGGGGATTTTTCTTTTGAGTCTACTCCTGTTTTTATAACTGAAGCAGAAAAAGCAGATTCTCTTGTTTTTGACAAATATTGTGTAAACAATCTAAGTAAATATCTGATAGAACAAACTAGAAAATATGAGAAAGTAGGAATCTTCTTAAAAGGTTGTGACTCTTTAGGATTTAATCAACTTTTAAGAGATAATAGAATAGAGAGAGAAAAAGTATATGTTTGGGGAATCCCTTGTATTGGAATGGTTGATTCTAAAAATCAAAAATATACTAAATGTGAAAATTGTCTTCACCCAAACCCAGTAGTTTATGATGAGCTTATAGGAGAAGAGGTTACTTCTTTAGGAGATCCAGAGGATAGATTTAGAGAGGTAAGAATCCTTGAAAATATGAGTGCTGATGAGAGATATGAGTTTTGGAGTAATGAGTTTTCAAGATGTATAAGATGTAATGCTTGTCGTAATATCTGCCCAGCTTGTAGCTGTGTAAAATGTGTATTTGACAATGATGATGCAAATGTATTAGGAAAAGCAAATACTGAAACTGAAAATGGATTCTTCCACTTAACAAGAGCTTACCACGTTGGTGGAAACTGTGTTGACTGTGGAGAGTGTGCAAGAGTTTGCCCTGCTCATATCAGACTTGATCTATTAAATAGAAAGATAATTAAAGATCTAAATGAAACTTATGGAGAGTGGGAAGCTGGAATGGATTCAACTACACCTTCACCATTGGTATCATACACTTTAGAGGATAAAGATAACTTTGCAGTGAAAAAAGGAGGGAAATAA